One uncultured Draconibacterium sp. genomic window, AAGTTCCACCACCAAGAATTTTAATTCTGTCGTTTTTCGACGCGACTCCTGCTTTAATCAAGGATTCTAAATCGATAACAGTCAGGTTATTCTTAACGGCTACATTTTCTAAAACATCAAGGTTGATTGCTTTGTATTCAACACGATTGATGTTTTTGAATCCCATTTTAGGAACAACACGCTGCAAAGGCATTTGACCACCTTCGAAACCAATTTTCCTTGAATAACCTGATCTTGATTTTTGACCTTTGTGACCACGAGTAGATGTTCCTCC contains:
- the rplO gene encoding 50S ribosomal protein L15, which codes for MNLSNLKPAEGSTKTEKRIGRGQGSGRGGTSTRGHKGQKSRSGYSRKIGFEGGQMPLQRVVPKMGFKNINRVEYKAINLDVLENVAVKNNLTVIDLESLIKAGVASKNDRIKILGGGTLTKKLEVKASAFSKSAKEAIEKLEGTTEIL